A region from the Paludicola sp. MB14-C6 genome encodes:
- the glpK gene encoding glycerol kinase GlpK, producing MSKYIIGLDQGTTSSRAIIFDQDQNIVEVAQKPFRQIYPKPSYVEHDPIEIYTSQYTVMIEALAKSGIPLSEVAAIGITNQRETTIVWDKNTGKPVYNAIVWQCRRTAGICEDLKAKGLTAVIKEKTGLIIDAYFSATKIKWILDNVEGAREKAENGDLLFGTVDSYLVWQLTAGKVHITDYTNASRTMLFNINTLQWDEELCKELTIPMCMLPTVKSSSEIYGTANINGTEIPIASVVGDQQAALFGQTCFNKGECKNTYGTGCFLLMNVGNQVPHVDNGLLTTIAATVNGEIQYALEGSVFVGGAVIQWLRDEMHLIHDAKDTAKIATSVSDNGGVYIVPAFTGLGAPYWNMYCRGTIFGLTRGSKPAHIIRAAEEAIAYQSADLLNSICKSTGIEIQELNVDGGACRDEFLMQFQSDILNIPVRRPIIRETTALGCAYLAGLATGVWKDTNEIKALWSVDKVFTPKMKPSDRERYLKYWKKSVESCMTWNFEER from the coding sequence ATGAGCAAATACATCATAGGGCTTGACCAAGGAACAACGAGCTCTCGTGCCATTATTTTTGATCAAGACCAAAATATTGTTGAGGTAGCGCAAAAGCCATTTCGACAAATTTATCCCAAGCCAAGCTATGTAGAACACGATCCGATTGAGATTTATACATCACAATATACAGTGATGATTGAAGCACTCGCAAAGAGCGGAATTCCTTTAAGCGAGGTTGCCGCTATTGGTATTACCAATCAAAGAGAAACTACAATTGTTTGGGATAAAAACACAGGTAAGCCTGTATATAACGCAATTGTGTGGCAATGCAGAAGAACAGCAGGTATTTGTGAGGATTTGAAAGCAAAAGGGCTAACTGCTGTTATAAAAGAAAAAACGGGCTTAATTATTGATGCTTATTTCTCGGCAACTAAAATTAAATGGATATTGGATAACGTTGAAGGAGCAAGAGAAAAAGCCGAAAATGGCGATTTGTTGTTCGGAACAGTTGACAGTTATTTGGTTTGGCAGTTAACCGCCGGAAAAGTACATATAACCGATTATACCAATGCTTCAAGAACGATGCTGTTTAATATTAATACCTTGCAATGGGATGAAGAATTATGTAAAGAGCTAACGATTCCAATGTGTATGTTACCAACAGTAAAAAGCTCAAGCGAAATTTATGGAACAGCCAATATCAATGGAACGGAAATACCGATTGCTTCCGTTGTGGGCGACCAACAAGCAGCTTTATTTGGCCAAACTTGCTTTAATAAAGGTGAATGTAAAAACACCTATGGTACAGGATGCTTTTTGCTAATGAATGTAGGCAACCAAGTTCCTCATGTTGATAATGGATTGTTGACTACTATTGCCGCAACGGTAAACGGTGAAATTCAATATGCACTAGAGGGCAGCGTATTTGTCGGCGGTGCAGTCATTCAATGGTTAAGAGATGAAATGCATTTGATTCATGATGCAAAAGATACTGCTAAAATTGCAACTAGTGTTTCTGATAATGGCGGTGTTTATATTGTTCCTGCATTTACGGGCTTAGGCGCACCTTATTGGAATATGTATTGCAGAGGAACGATATTTGGTTTAACAAGAGGAAGTAAGCCTGCTCACATCATTCGTGCGGCAGAAGAGGCAATTGCTTATCAATCAGCCGATTTATTGAACAGTATTTGTAAAAGCACAGGGATAGAGATTCAAGAACTTAATGTAGATGGCGGCGCTTGTCGAGATGAGTTTTTGATGCAATTCCAATCCGATATTTTGAATATACCCGTACGCAGACCGATTATTCGGGAAACAACAGCTCTTGGATGTGCATATTTAGCAGGGCTGGCAACTGGTGTATGGAAAGATACAAACGAAATTAAAGCATTATGGTCAGTTGATAAGGTGTTTACACCAAAAATGAAACCAAGTGATAGAGAACGATACTTAAAGTATTGGAAAAAATCTGTTGAAAGTTGTATGACTTGGAATTTTGAAGAAAGGTAA
- a CDS encoding alpha/beta fold hydrolase, with protein sequence MTTDFSKSTGTYQSSNGKTTIHYYIISPTEKPKVILQFLHGMAEHSQRYVAFGEFLAKNGIAFCISDHLGHGESKDNDDELGYFGKKNGWKTLVTDAKKLTDILKQQYPDVPFFIGGHSMGSFVCRSYISHYPNEAKGAIIVGTGNATPIVALGKPLAKTIGFFKGNHYRSKLLDQLSFGAYNKQISNAKTSFDWLSENEENVQTYIDDPLCGYLFTTNGYADVAALMWSVSSQKWADSINKDLPILLVSGKQDPVGNYGKGIEKITEMLSNSGVKSVTVKLYETARHEVLNEKYKEQVFQDIFSWIKER encoded by the coding sequence ATGACAACAGATTTTAGTAAATCAACGGGTACCTATCAAAGTTCAAATGGAAAAACAACGATTCATTATTACATCATTTCTCCGACCGAGAAACCAAAAGTAATTCTTCAGTTTCTACATGGTATGGCGGAACATTCGCAGCGATACGTTGCATTTGGCGAATTTTTAGCTAAGAATGGAATTGCCTTTTGTATATCTGATCATTTAGGTCATGGCGAAAGTAAAGATAATGATGACGAGCTTGGTTATTTCGGTAAAAAGAATGGTTGGAAAACGCTTGTTACGGATGCAAAAAAGTTAACGGATATTTTGAAACAGCAATATCCTGACGTTCCGTTTTTTATAGGTGGACATAGCATGGGCTCTTTTGTTTGTAGGAGTTATATCTCCCATTATCCAAATGAGGCAAAAGGTGCAATCATTGTGGGAACAGGCAATGCAACACCAATTGTTGCTTTGGGAAAACCATTAGCAAAGACAATCGGCTTTTTCAAAGGAAATCATTATCGCAGTAAATTGCTTGATCAATTATCCTTTGGAGCATATAATAAGCAAATTTCAAACGCTAAAACCTCATTTGATTGGTTATCAGAAAATGAAGAAAACGTGCAAACTTACATAGATGATCCGTTATGCGGCTATTTATTTACAACAAACGGATATGCAGATGTTGCTGCATTGATGTGGTCAGTATCCAGTCAAAAATGGGCTGATTCTATTAACAAAGACTTGCCTATTTTGCTTGTATCGGGTAAACAAGACCCTGTTGGAAACTATGGAAAGGGCATTGAAAAAATAACTGAAATGCTGTCAAACAGCGGTGTGAAGTCTGTTACAGTAAAGTTATATGAAACAGCACGCCACGAGGTATTGAACGAGAAATATAAAGAACAGGTATTCCAAGATATTTTTAGCTGGATTAAGGAGCGATAG
- a CDS encoding C-GCAxxG-C-C family protein: MDHATLAKSYFNQGFNCAQSVLCAFCDETGLDINTAKRLSSSFGGGMGRLREVCGAVSGMFMIAGILYGYDDVTDKQQKDEHYTRIQNLAEQFKKECGTIICRELLELPEGADSPISEARTQAYYQKRPCAEYVAAAANIMEQYMKNNLIK, encoded by the coding sequence ATGGATCATGCAACCTTAGCAAAAAGCTATTTTAATCAAGGATTTAACTGTGCTCAGTCTGTTTTATGTGCTTTTTGCGATGAAACAGGGCTGGATATAAACACAGCAAAGCGATTATCCTCTTCCTTTGGTGGAGGAATGGGACGGCTTCGTGAGGTTTGTGGAGCAGTTTCGGGGATGTTTATGATAGCGGGTATTTTATATGGCTATGATGACGTAACCGATAAACAGCAAAAAGATGAGCACTATACTCGTATTCAAAACCTCGCAGAACAATTTAAAAAAGAGTGCGGAACGATTATTTGTCGAGAATTACTAGAACTTCCTGAAGGTGCTGATTCTCCGATTTCCGAAGCGAGAACGCAAGCGTATTACCAAAAAAGACCTTGCGCAGAATATGTGGCGGCTGCCGCAAATATTATGGAACAATATATGAAAAACAACTTGATAAAATAA
- a CDS encoding DUF134 domain-containing protein, with protein sequence MPRPRKCRMVCSMPNHMQFAPKGTQTNASVIMSVDEYECIRLIDLEQCTQEQCAVQMQIARTTVTAIYEKARRKLADALVNGKTLLIEGGDFALCDHKINGCCKGHVNHCCKRANSCQLQKERSNDK encoded by the coding sequence ATGCCAAGACCAAGAAAATGCAGAATGGTTTGTTCAATGCCCAATCATATGCAATTTGCACCTAAAGGAACGCAAACAAATGCTAGTGTAATCATGAGCGTAGATGAATATGAATGCATACGGTTAATTGATTTAGAACAATGTACGCAAGAGCAGTGTGCAGTTCAAATGCAAATTGCAAGGACAACGGTAACTGCAATTTACGAAAAAGCACGCCGAAAACTAGCGGATGCACTTGTAAATGGTAAAACACTCTTAATTGAAGGCGGCGACTTTGCACTTTGCGATCATAAGATAAATGGATGTTGTAAAGGACATGTAAATCATTGCTGTAAACGTGCAAACAGCTGTCAACTACAAAAAGAAAGAAGTAATGATAAATGA
- a CDS encoding valine--tRNA ligase — translation MKKELAKTYEPKEFEDRIYKYWLDCEYFKAKIDETKKPYTIVIPPPNITGQLHMGHALDNTLQDILIRTKRMQGYSALWVPGTDHASIATEAKIVEAMKKEGISKEDIGRDGFLERAWKWKEQYGGRIIEQLKKLGSSCDWSRERFTLDEGCSDAVKEVFIRLYEKDLIYRGERIINWCPECKTSISDAEVEYEDQEGSFWHLRYPIVGMNEYLELATTRPETLLGDTAVAVNPNDERYKHLVGKKVILPLCNREIPIVADDYVDIDFGTGVVKITPAHDPNDFEVGLRHNLPIINVMTDDAHMTDIVSKYAGMERYEARKAIVADLEAGGFLVKIEPHQHNVGACYRCHTTVEPRVSKQWFVRMEPLAKPANDAINNGTTKLIPERFDKTYFSWMNNIKDWCISRQLWWGHRIPAYYCQDCGEVMIAKEMPKACSKCGSSKLKQDEDTLDTWFSSALWPFSTLGWPNETEDLKYFYPTNTLVTGYDIIFFWVARMIFSALEYTGQVPFDTVLFHGLVRDAQGRKMSKSLGNGIDPLEIIDEYGADALRLTLVTGNSPGNDMRFSDDKIKASRNFANKLWNATRFIMMNLSEDITEIKLPENLNIEDKWVLSQYNELVKQVTENIENYDLGVAVSKLYDFIWDIMCDWYIELTKARLQAGGQTSLDAQQVLLYVMTNTIKLLHPFMPFITEEIWQALPTDCESIMVAKWPEYKEELCFTAEEQEFAKVMDAIKGIRNARNEMNVPPSKKASVYIETEFEETFTCAKAFFERLTSASEVIIGREHNVESAVQVVTESAKIFIPLDDLIDKQKELERLNKEKAACEKDIAQLASKANNENFIAKAPAKVVEEIKTKLAKAQELLAKIEDSINAL, via the coding sequence ATGAAAAAAGAATTAGCAAAAACTTATGAGCCAAAAGAATTCGAAGACCGAATTTATAAATATTGGCTTGATTGCGAGTATTTCAAAGCAAAAATTGATGAAACAAAAAAGCCATACACGATTGTAATTCCACCTCCAAACATTACGGGCCAACTTCACATGGGCCATGCATTGGATAACACATTGCAAGATATCTTAATTCGTACAAAACGTATGCAGGGCTATTCTGCATTATGGGTACCGGGAACAGACCACGCATCCATTGCAACAGAAGCGAAAATAGTTGAAGCAATGAAAAAAGAAGGCATCAGCAAAGAAGATATCGGCCGTGATGGCTTTTTAGAGCGTGCTTGGAAATGGAAAGAACAATACGGCGGAAGAATTATTGAGCAATTGAAAAAACTTGGCTCTTCTTGTGACTGGTCAAGAGAGCGCTTTACGCTAGATGAAGGCTGCTCTGATGCTGTTAAAGAAGTATTTATCCGTTTATATGAAAAAGATTTAATCTATCGTGGCGAGCGTATTATCAACTGGTGTCCTGAATGTAAAACATCTATTTCTGATGCTGAAGTTGAATATGAAGATCAAGAGGGTAGCTTCTGGCATTTACGTTACCCAATCGTAGGAATGAATGAGTATTTAGAGTTAGCAACTACTCGTCCGGAAACATTGCTTGGTGATACCGCAGTAGCAGTAAATCCAAATGATGAGCGTTACAAACACCTAGTTGGAAAAAAAGTAATATTACCATTATGTAATCGTGAAATTCCAATCGTAGCCGACGATTATGTTGATATCGATTTTGGAACTGGTGTTGTTAAAATTACACCGGCACATGACCCAAATGACTTTGAGGTTGGGTTACGCCACAACTTGCCAATTATCAATGTTATGACAGATGATGCCCATATGACAGATATCGTTTCTAAATATGCTGGAATGGAACGTTATGAAGCAAGAAAAGCAATCGTTGCTGATTTAGAAGCAGGCGGATTCTTGGTTAAAATTGAACCACATCAACACAATGTTGGTGCTTGCTATCGTTGCCATACAACAGTTGAGCCTAGAGTATCTAAGCAATGGTTCGTTCGTATGGAGCCTTTAGCAAAACCTGCAAATGATGCAATTAACAATGGTACAACAAAATTGATTCCAGAACGCTTTGATAAAACATATTTTAGCTGGATGAATAATATCAAAGACTGGTGTATTTCTCGTCAATTATGGTGGGGACATCGAATTCCTGCTTATTATTGTCAAGATTGCGGCGAGGTAATGATTGCAAAAGAAATGCCCAAAGCTTGTTCAAAATGTGGTTCAAGCAAACTGAAACAAGATGAAGATACTTTAGATACATGGTTCAGCTCTGCGTTATGGCCTTTCTCTACTTTAGGTTGGCCAAATGAAACAGAAGACTTAAAATACTTCTACCCAACCAATACATTGGTAACTGGTTATGATATTATTTTCTTCTGGGTAGCAAGAATGATTTTCTCAGCACTTGAATATACCGGTCAAGTTCCGTTTGATACTGTTTTGTTCCACGGATTGGTTCGTGATGCACAAGGCAGAAAGATGTCAAAATCCTTAGGAAACGGTATTGATCCACTTGAAATCATTGACGAATATGGTGCTGATGCGCTTCGTTTAACTTTAGTAACAGGAAACAGCCCAGGAAACGATATGCGTTTCTCTGATGATAAAATTAAAGCAAGCCGTAACTTTGCGAATAAGCTATGGAATGCAACTCGCTTTATCATGATGAACTTATCTGAAGATATTACCGAAATTAAACTTCCTGAAAACTTAAATATTGAAGATAAGTGGGTACTTTCTCAATACAACGAGCTTGTAAAACAAGTAACTGAAAATATAGAAAACTATGATTTAGGTGTTGCAGTTTCTAAGCTATACGATTTCATTTGGGACATTATGTGTGACTGGTATATTGAGCTTACAAAAGCAAGATTACAAGCTGGTGGTCAAACCTCTTTGGATGCACAACAAGTATTGCTTTATGTGATGACCAATACCATCAAATTGCTTCATCCATTCATGCCATTTATCACAGAGGAAATCTGGCAAGCACTACCTACCGATTGCGAAAGTATTATGGTTGCAAAATGGCCTGAATACAAAGAAGAATTATGCTTTACAGCAGAAGAACAAGAATTTGCAAAGGTTATGGATGCAATCAAAGGCATTCGTAATGCCAGAAATGAAATGAATGTTCCACCAAGCAAAAAAGCGAGCGTTTATATTGAAACAGAATTTGAAGAAACCTTCACTTGTGCAAAAGCATTCTTTGAGCGTTTAACATCTGCAAGCGAAGTGATTATAGGACGTGAGCATAACGTAGAATCCGCTGTTCAAGTAGTAACTGAGTCTGCAAAAATCTTTATTCCATTAGACGATTTAATTGATAAACAAAAAGAATTAGAGCGTTTAAATAAAGAAAAAGCAGCTTGTGAAAAGGATATCGCACAACTAGCTAGTAAAGCAAACAATGAAAACTTCATTGCAAAAGCTCCTGCAAAGGTTGTTGAAGAAATTAAAACAAAACTAGCAAAAGCACAAGAATTACTAGCAAAAATCGAAGATAGTATTAACGCATTATAA
- a CDS encoding NAD(P)/FAD-dependent oxidoreductase — translation MKYDVIIIGGGICGTALAYELSKYQNKILLLDKANDVAVGTTKANSGIVHAGYDPIPNTLMAKYNVQGNKMIRELAKKLDVPFKKTGSFVLAFNQDEQKTLEKLLERGEQNGVPELSILSGDEARALEPNLSEEVVGALYAKTAGVVSPWELALAFAEVAVRNGAEVKLNCEVKAITKNGNAFVLQTNDGELETKFVVNAAGIQSDTVASFVGKPTFEIKPSKGEYYLLDKSQGNLTSRVIFQCPNENGKGILVSPTAHGNLIVGPNAQDTGRDDTATSITNLAYIRKMGLKSIPSINFRDNIRNFAGLRANATETDFIIGEDPNTSGFFHIAGIKSPGLTAAPAIACDVAKMLFESGLSKKSNPNFDGTRKVIRLKELTNEQREKVIAENPLYGRVICRCETITEGEIEDALHSPLPPVSIDGVKRRCGTGMGRCQGGFCGVRVHEILARHYGVSLPEIMLDKQNSYILTGETKGGSCNESL, via the coding sequence ATGAAATACGATGTAATTATTATAGGTGGCGGTATTTGCGGAACTGCTTTGGCTTATGAGCTAAGCAAATATCAAAATAAGATATTATTATTGGATAAAGCAAATGACGTTGCCGTTGGTACAACGAAAGCAAACAGCGGTATTGTCCATGCAGGATATGATCCAATACCAAATACACTAATGGCAAAATATAATGTACAAGGCAACAAAATGATACGTGAATTAGCAAAGAAATTAGATGTTCCTTTTAAGAAAACCGGTTCTTTTGTGTTGGCGTTTAACCAAGACGAACAAAAGACGCTTGAAAAGTTACTGGAACGAGGAGAACAAAACGGAGTACCTGAACTAAGCATTCTTTCAGGTGATGAAGCAAGAGCATTAGAGCCGAATTTAAGTGAAGAAGTGGTTGGTGCATTGTATGCGAAAACTGCAGGCGTTGTTAGTCCATGGGAACTTGCATTGGCTTTTGCCGAAGTTGCAGTAAGAAACGGCGCAGAAGTAAAGCTGAATTGCGAAGTAAAAGCGATTACTAAAAATGGTAATGCGTTTGTTTTGCAAACAAATGATGGAGAATTAGAAACCAAATTTGTCGTAAACGCAGCAGGAATTCAATCTGATACAGTGGCTTCCTTTGTCGGAAAGCCTACATTTGAAATCAAGCCAAGTAAAGGCGAATATTATTTGCTAGATAAATCGCAAGGAAACTTAACGAGCAGAGTTATATTTCAGTGCCCGAATGAAAACGGTAAAGGTATCTTAGTTTCACCAACAGCACACGGAAATTTAATTGTAGGTCCGAATGCTCAAGATACAGGCAGAGATGATACAGCCACGAGCATTACAAACTTAGCTTATATTCGTAAGATGGGCTTAAAGTCAATTCCATCTATTAATTTTAGAGATAATATTCGAAACTTTGCCGGTCTTCGTGCTAATGCAACAGAAACGGACTTTATTATTGGCGAAGATCCTAATACAAGTGGTTTCTTTCATATTGCAGGAATTAAATCTCCTGGGTTAACTGCAGCTCCCGCAATAGCTTGTGATGTAGCAAAGATGCTTTTTGAAAGCGGATTATCCAAGAAAAGTAATCCTAACTTTGACGGTACACGTAAAGTCATTCGATTGAAAGAGTTAACGAACGAACAAAGGGAAAAGGTTATTGCTGAAAATCCATTATACGGAAGAGTAATTTGTCGGTGTGAAACAATTACCGAGGGAGAAATAGAAGATGCACTTCATTCGCCATTACCACCTGTTTCTATCGATGGAGTAAAGCGACGTTGTGGAACAGGTATGGGACGGTGTCAAGGTGGATTTTGCGGAGTGCGGGTTCATGAAATATTAGCTCGTCATTACGGCGTTTCATTGCCTGAAATTATGTTAGATAAGCAAAACAGTTATATCCTAACAGGTGAAACGAAAGGGGGTAGCTGTAATGAATCATTATGA
- a CDS encoding GNAT family N-acetyltransferase: protein MVYLKKLSLGDGIAIYNMLQEIVADDNGFHNKVYGMTFDEFKIWIAKEYSYDNGNLESWMVPQSSYWMYDDDVPIGYGRIRHYLNNNLKETSGHIGYAIAVSKRGRGYGNSILALLKEECVKLELEVIQIGAKAENSLSNKVILKNGGVFLRESHGKNFYSVNLSK, encoded by the coding sequence ATGGTATATTTAAAAAAGTTATCGTTAGGTGATGGTATTGCTATATATAATATGTTGCAAGAAATAGTAGCGGATGATAACGGATTTCATAATAAAGTATATGGAATGACATTTGATGAATTTAAGATTTGGATTGCAAAAGAGTATTCTTATGATAATGGAAACCTCGAAAGTTGGATGGTTCCTCAATCATCGTATTGGATGTACGATGATGATGTTCCAATTGGGTATGGTAGAATTAGACATTACCTTAATAATAATTTAAAAGAAACAAGTGGACATATAGGATATGCTATTGCAGTTTCAAAACGTGGCAGAGGATACGGAAATAGTATATTAGCACTACTAAAAGAAGAGTGTGTTAAGTTAGAATTAGAAGTAATACAAATTGGGGCAAAGGCTGAAAATAGCTTATCTAATAAGGTTATTTTAAAAAATGGCGGTGTTTTTCTAAGGGAAAGCCATGGTAAAAACTTTTATTCAGTAAATCTTTCAAAATAA
- a CDS encoding NifB/NifX family molybdenum-iron cluster-binding protein produces MKIAVTYENNQVFQHFGHSEQFKFYNIENNQIVSTEVVPTNGSGHGALAGFLKANGVNVLICGGIGGGAKTALAEAGIQLFGGVNGSADLAVAQYLNGTLVFNPNTQCNHHHEGEQGHTCGDHGCGSHTCGSH; encoded by the coding sequence ATGAAAATCGCAGTAACTTATGAAAACAATCAAGTGTTCCAACATTTTGGACATTCCGAACAATTCAAATTTTATAACATTGAGAATAACCAAATTGTTTCTACAGAAGTAGTACCAACAAACGGAAGCGGGCATGGCGCACTAGCAGGTTTCTTAAAAGCAAATGGTGTAAATGTGTTAATTTGCGGCGGAATTGGTGGGGGCGCAAAAACTGCTTTAGCAGAAGCGGGCATTCAATTATTCGGTGGAGTAAATGGATCTGCTGATTTAGCAGTAGCACAATATTTAAACGGAACACTTGTATTTAATCCAAATACACAATGTAACCATCATCATGAGGGCGAACAAGGACATACTTGTGGTGACCATGGTTGTGGCAGTCATACTTGCGGCAGTCACTAA